In Girardinichthys multiradiatus isolate DD_20200921_A chromosome 10, DD_fGirMul_XY1, whole genome shotgun sequence, the sequence TACCTGGGCAACTTCCTGTATTTATtcaaaccatgaattctgctctctaccagaaaatctaGAGGAAGAATGTCCAGCATTCAGTTTGTGATCTTAAGCTCAAGTGCATTTGGGCGACGCAGCAAGGAActaatccaaagcacaccaacatctccacctctgaatggctcaaaaaaggTCAGGACTTAAATATGATTGAGATGCTGctgcatgaccttaaacaggatGTTCATGCTGAAAACCCCCAGTGTTCCTGAAATCAAACAAATCTGCAAAGTAAGTGTTCCAAAATTCCTCTGCAGTGatataaaagactcattgccagttacaCTTTATGGTAGTTGTGGCCTCAAGGAATCACACAAcaagttattaggtttagggggcaattacctttttttttttacattaggccaggttggtttgggtagctttttcccttaatgcaaagaatcatttaaaaactgctattTGTTTGTACTCTGGTTATCTTATAATCTTACATTTagatgacctgaaacatttaagtgtgacaataaacaaaaaggagaaatctgtaaaggggcaaacacttttttacagcactgcatATGTTTTCTTTTGAGCTGCTATACATATGGCAGGAGAGTCAGTGTTTATAGCTCGCACGTCAGGTGAAGTACTGGGTTTTCACGCAAGAATGAGAAAGCTCTAGGGCTCCAAGCTGAAAGGAGTGGGCTTTCCCCACCACCACACATTGCTCATTACTCTAAATCATCCcctacttcctcctcctcctttaccCATTGACCTCCGCTTGCATCCACTGACCCGGAAAATATCTGGTGAGTCCGAGCCACCGAAAGCGGTGCTAGGCCTTCCATTGCCTGAGAACAGCAGAAATATTGAGCCAATTACAAGATTATTATCTGGTGGCGGTGGCAGGGCCACACCATGGGAGTGTTTTTATGCCTGCCAGGGCTCCCTGCtggaagaagaaaaatgaaCCAAAGATTGGTGGGGGAGAAGTGTCCAGCCTTCATGCCCACTTGCCTCTATGTTGTTACAACTTCTTTCACTTGACAGACTTTGGCTAAGATCCAAACTGCTTACTAAAAGGTCAAAGCCAACAAGAAAGGAGCCCAGTTGGGACTGATTCTGTTTTACGTAGTGCTAATTCATTAAATGTCGCTGTTTAATGCATGCACAtgattttcagtttaaaaatgtcCTCATGCactcttttgttcatttgtgGTGAGACATGAGTCACAGGCTGTACATGGCTGCAGAGGTAGTTAGTTCGCAAGTAAAACCCGTTCACTGGAAAACGCACTCATGCATAAGAGCCTTTATTTTAAGGTGGTTACTTTATAGACAAGCTCACAAAGGGTGCATTGAGTGATGTAGTGCctgttgtttttgtaatatGGATTAGAGGCCATGATTCATTTTCAAATAGTTGGCTCCATTAGAAGAATGCTGTAAAATTACAGTTTGTAATGTTCTGTCATGTACACAAATTGTTTGTTCTGTTGTGTTCTAAACATCTGAGTCGCTCTTAAAATTTCACTTCAGCTCTTACACCTATGCCAAGGCagtgaaactgatttaaagcaaaGCCTGCTACGTTTTATTTTGGGGCTTGCATGTTGTGTCTTGCACAGATCCCGCTACCTATGTTTCCTGCGTCAGCGGGCTTTGGGAGTTGTATTTTAGCAGTGCTGTAAAGACATCAAAAGCAGACATGGGAGCTGCAGTAAATCTCGGGTGCTTGGACATTTTATCATCTGTTACATCACCTACAGTTCTAAAGCCGCTGAGGTTTTCTTTGGAAAGAGCTGCTCGCTGCTGCTGCACAGTGGAAAGAAAGACTCAAGTTTAATTCActttcagtaaaacaaaaacagaagtgtTCTTTGCTCCACTTTTAAAGTGTAAAACTGAAACATCATACATGCGTTAGTCATGTAGTGGCACaaccttttttttcaaatttaaatgtacataGATGTTTTAGAAGACACCCTGCAGCACTACTAAAaagatacagtacagaccaaaagtttggacacaccttctcattcaaagagttttctttattttcatggctatgaatattgtagcttcacactgaaggcatcaaaactatgaattaacacatgtggaattatatactgaacaaaaaagtgtgaaatatcaaaaaatatgtcttatattctaggttcttcaaagtagccaccttttgctttgattactgctccgcacactcttggcattctgttgatgagcttcaagaggtagtcacctgaaatggttttccaacagtcttgaaggcgttcccagagatgcttagcacttgttggcccttttgccttcactctgcggtccagctcaccccaaaccatctcgattgggttcaggtccggtgactgtggaggccaggtcatctggcgcagcaccccatcactctccttcctggtcaaatagcccttacacagcctggaggtgtgtttggggtcattgtcctgttgaaaaataaatgatggtccaactaaacgcaaaccggatggaatagcatgccgctgcaagatgctgtggtagccatgctggttcaggatgccttcaattttgaataaatccccaacagtgtcaccagcaaatcacccccacaccatcacacctcctccttcatgcttcacggtgggaaccaggcatgtagagtccatccattcacctcttctgcgccgcacaaagacacggtggttggaaccaaagatctcaaacttggactcatcagaccaaagcacagatttccactggtctaatgtccattccttgtgttctttaatccaaacaagtctcttctgcttgttgcctgtcctcagcagtggtttcctagcagctattttaccatgaagggctgattcacacagtctcctcttaacagttgttctagagatgtgtctgctgctagaactctgtgtggcattgacctgttctctaatctgagctgctgttaacctgcgatttctgaggctggtgactcggatgaacttattgtctgcAGCAGAAGTGAcccttggtcttcctttcctggggcggtcctcatgtgagctaGTTTCTTTGTTCTTCTAACAGTCCTATTcagtgaaaatatgtcttatattctaggttcttcaaagtagccaccttttgctttgattactgctccgcacactcttggcattctgttgatgagcttcaagaggtagttacctgaaatggttttcacttcacaggtgtgccctgtcaggtttaataagtgggatttcaagccttataaatggggttgggaccatcagttgtgttgtgcaggaggtggatacagtacacagctgatagtcctactgaatagactgttagaatctgtattatggcaagagaaaagcagctaagtaaagaaaaacgagtggccatcattactttaataaatgaaggtcagtcagtccgaaaaattgggaaaactttgaaagtgtcaccaagtgcagtcgcaaaaaccatctagcactacaaagaaactggctcacatgaggaccgccccaggaaaggaagaccaagagtcacctctgctgcgaacgataagttcatccaagtcaccagcctcaccaacctgaacccaattgagatcgtttggggtgagctggaccgcagagtgaaggcataagggccaacaagtgctaagcatctctgggaactccttcaagactgttggaaaaccatttcaggtgactacctcttgaagctcatcaacagaatgccaagagtgtgcggagcactaatcaaagcaaaaggtggctactttgaagaacctagaatataagacatattttcagatgtttcacacttttttgttcagtctataagtccacatgtgttaattcatagttttgatgccttcagtgtgaatctacaatattcatattcatgaaaataaagaaaactctttgaatgagaaggtgtgtccaaacttttggtctgtactgtacttgcaaaacactttcaaaaatattaatagTCCTAAACTTTTGTTTGTCACTTTAgagccacaaactttaatacattttataagGAGTTCATGTGatgcaccaacacaaagtagtgcattctTTGTAGAACGACCTTTGGCTGCATTTACAGCTTATTAGGGTATGTCTTTATAATCTTTGCCCATTGCTCAATCAGATTGCATTGAGAGCATTTGTTGACAGCAGTTTTCAAGGTATTCTCAGTTGCATTTGGTTCTGTACCTAGGCTtgacattttaacacattaacattttttatttaaatctttcaCTGTAACTCTGGATGCATATTTATGGCTGTTGTCCTCCTGGAAGTTGTTTGCAACCTCAAACAAGTTGACTTTAAGGAtcaccctgtatttagctacatCAACTCTGCTCAAATTCCCTGTACTTTCCGAAGAAAAacatacccacagcatgatgctgctaccatcacatcactgtggggatggtgtgttcagggtgaatatactcaaaacaaacaaaaaaaaaaaatgtatttcctctgaccagagcagcCTCTTCCACGATTGGTCTGTTCCCTGTACGACTTGTGGCAAACCGCAGATGGACTTATTAATTTGGCAAAGTTAGtgattgtgacaaaatgtgaaaaaagatttagggtatgaatacttttgaacaGCACTGTAGACTTCAGTCTTTAAGGTAACAAGTAGATTTCTCCCATGACTCTACTTTACAACTGCACTGTTTTCCCCAAATCTATAAAACTTACATCACTCGTCCAAACAACGCTGCCTTCATCTTGTCTTGATCACAACATACCACATGCTTCCTGACCCTGGGAATCCCTCCTGAGTTTCCTAGCTCCACCACACCACAGACGAGAGTGCATCAACCACAGAGCAAGCTGGACACACACCATGAAATATGGATGTTTCCTTTTGTGGACAGACTCATATCTTTTTTATAACACAATAATGTTCTTTTTCATTGCAGAGTTATACTTTTACAGGATGTTTTGGACCTCAACTTGCTCTCAAATCAGTATGATTACAATATAAGCAGGAAGAAATTCAGACATGCTGGCGTCCGCGAGTCCCCGTTTATCAATAATTAGTCTCTCTGCTCTTTATCATTGGCTTAGCAGCATAGTAGCCGTTGTAGTCCCAGATGACATTGGTTTGGTTTTAAAGCCCCATCATACTGTGCACTGCTGGTGTGATGAGGCAGAGCTAATGTGAGAGGAAAGGAGCCTTGTCTATGTTGCTCTTTACACAGCTGTAAGAGACGTCCTAGATACTGAGAGGACTCTCAGGTTCGGTTGACGGTCAGCGTTACCGCCTGATGTCGTGACATTGGTACATCCTTATTGTTCTTATTGACCACTTCCTTCCTGTTCCTCTTCTGCTGACATTGTGAACCGCTCCTTAAAGAGAAGAACCACTCAGCATGCTGAGCCACAAGGACAGATTGCGTTGTAATATACTGACACCTGGCTTTTAGATGTTTCGCTTTAAAGAAGTTTTGCTTTCTTCAGTACTTGTGACTAAGTAGCACTTCTGGTTTAGGCAGCTGTGTTATAACCTTATTCCATAATATTTCAGGATGCACTGTGCATGCCCAAAATATTTTGGATGGTTTGTATTGGTTTTATGGTTCTTCACAAGTACTTGCTTTTAGTACATTTTTTCATTATGCAATTCAGTTAATTTCTGAAATATGTAAGACTTTAGCTGACTTTTTCCTgcatgttgcatcacttttacATCATTTTGGGTAGGTAGAACATGGATTCTTTTTGAATAGGTGTCTCACCTAATATGTCCTCTGTATCCGCAAAAGATATTCTTTAACTTACCCAACAACATTTCTGCAAACATTACAAATCACTAAAAATGAATGGTACAAGATACGTTTTTCAGCTTGCTGGAAAGGTTGTTATAAAAACAagttaatattaataatatcaaataaaaaataaggtcCGATGTCATTTCTTTAAGAACGGATCTTcagttttttgggggtttttttcgAATAAAGGTCTAGCATGTAAATAGTCccctttttttattaaagtagaTTAAGATCAGTAAATGCAGGAGAAGCACTCAGCGAAGGTTTTTAGTGGCTAATATAAATTTCCAGTTTTTAGACTGAACCATTGATTCTCTTCAAAGACTATAGCACCTATATACCAGTTTgcttgaatttgtttttagtgAAAATATAACAAATGACATTGCAGTTGTTAATTTAATAAGTGCATAATTACCCCAACAATGCATTAAAGCTGATGTTGCTAACCagatatgtaaataaaaattctgATCCCCAGCTCCAAAAAAATTTCCATTATTTGTTACTAACACAATTTTGTGTGATATTTTAGAAtggtgcaaataaaaaaaaaaaaaaataaacattcatgtatttaaaaaaaaatcttgttatttatttttaattcattaaaaaGCTGTTCTGTAAAAGAAATGTAGCCTACCACGCCTTTGAAATTAAATCAAGTGCGCACAATAGGTGCTTTACCAGAACATGCCATTACTGGGCAGTGGTCCTTTTTTTCCAGGCCTTgattccttttgtttttcatgactgaaaatatttttaagtacCACACTTGGTCTTTTTTATAAGCAAGGGAAGTCAGTTTACTCACAGTGCCCAGCAACAAGTGTGGGAGGGAAGGGCTATGTTACTCTATACATTAAACAGCTGGAAGCTGTCTGTcctacatttaataaaattactttaaactgGAGGACCAGAAGGAACAATAACCTGGTGGATTTGAAATAGAAACGTTTTAAACCCTTGGTGTACCTCGATCCCAGCAACCAGCCTACATAAGTATGTGGCGAAAGTACAAACTTTTATAAGCAacagtcaaaaataaaaagaaataacaaaCGAACGAGAAAGCCAGAGACAAGCTTGAAAGTAAGTGAAAGTTACCAGTATAAATCCCACTCCACCTGAGACAGATCAGAAAGTTATTTTTTGTACAACATTGTCTTGCCACTGAGCATTTCTAATAAAGAGAAGTGTGAATGCGTGAGCCTGAAGGTGGGAGTAATAACAAACAGTGTTTGAGCAGAGCCTTAAGCAGATTCCAGGCATCCCTTTCATCACGACAGttaatgtatttgtttgtgCAAAGCTCAGCCACAGCAAACATCCCAGTGGCCTCTGCCTCATTTTCTTCCATGTATGTTAAACTGAGCATGATTGTACAGCAGCCTCAGAACAACAAAGAAGAACTGCGCCTGTCATCCTGAATGGCAGGCACAAGCTGTCCTTTGATCGTATGTGCTTGTGTGGGCTATTATATGATCCTTCAAACAACATGCTAATGTGTTGAGTAATCTGCAGAATTTTGAGAGGTCCCCCTCTTTCTTGTAGTCTCTGCAGTTCTTCACAGGTGTGCAAACCTTTTCATTTACCCCAGGAGTGGCCTGGGCAACTTAGCCCCTGCCTTTCTTTAGTTCAAGCAACACCAGGCAAAGCAGATGAATAATTGACGCTTGCATTCTGTACTTTTGTGAATTTTAAAGCTGTATTCTGCAGAGAGTCTAAATGGTAGAGGGAGGGCATGTTAATCATTCATGGTCTGCTTTTACTCACTTTGCTTAAGGACACTGTCCTTACGGCCGCTGAACAGAGGGAAAGTGGCGAAAGGAAAACAGTTGGGGCAAAAAGAAATGTGATAAATTTATCAAAATTTATATATGCTCAGGTTTTTTGCCCAAAGGAATTATGTGGTTGCTGTAAATATATTTACTCTGTTGATGCTTAAAATAAACATCATTAAACCACATTCCTGAGCATTGGCCAATAAGTTCTTCTGACTATGAAAACCTAAAGCTACATTACAATGTTTCCTTTCTTGCCATGTATCACggcataataaaatacatgttaTGAAGGTCTAAATGGTAGAATATTAAGCATATTTTGTGCCATATAAAGTCCTGTCACAAGAAGCCTATGTGTGTTTTGATTCACTCCCAATTTGAATAGTAAATATAAATTGGGATCAAGGGTGTGGAATTCACAGAGTGCAATTGTGTCAGGAAAAGGTACCTTTATTGTGATGTCACCTCCTCACTTTACTTTCTTCCAAAGTTAAATATCAAATTATTGTTTGGGAATGAAATGTCAATCCTCTATGAGTGGCAACAAGTGGTCAGCCAAAATAATCAGAAAGTAGGTTATgcagtcattaattatttattttgcaagCAGAGTTGATGTTATGTCACATATGTAAGTAAAACAAGTTGTTGATATTTTGAAACAAAGGCCAACATGTTCCTGAATTgacattttaacttgtttttagcATCTTTTATTCATGATTAGTGCAGGTAGCATGACTAAGATAACATTGTGTAGAGAATGTAGATCATTGTGGGCTCTTAAGAAAAGTCTCCCAATATTTCCAAATTTCCAACTTTTTCCATGACAGACATGGAAAGCGTAgaagaataaaacaaagcaacttTTCTGAACTCTGTTCAACCTTtatgttatctgctgaaagtcttgcccTCTCTCCTGTTCTCTAGTAGCCTGAATGATCCAGACATTTCTTGATAtaaggaaaatacattttcctttcCCTACTctaccttcttttttttttttttttttttgcagtactagtggcctttatttttgttattttttcaaagtaggcagacaggaagtggggtggagaggggaaagacatgcagcacaaaTACTTGGGTCAGCTGCGTCAAGGACTGAGGGCTTTGTATATGGTTTCTGCGCTCTCCCACTTCTTCACATGCTGTGTCTCCTCTGACTTCGTTTTAACGTTTTAGTAACAGAaaggtggttttttttttgagtcCATGGTCATTCAGGTGGTTTTATCCAAGAGCTCAAACAAGAACATGAtttcattgcttttatttaaaagaggAACAACATTTCCACTAgtgataaaatataataataagcATTACAGATAAtaaccatttatttttattttttttatttttgtagaaaGGCTTAagtgaaaatctaaaaataagcACCCACCAAAATTAGTATTACTTTTAAGAGCTTATtgtgtgaaatatgtttttctgtctgattgAATATGCAGTCAGTGTTATGATCCacatctgtttgtgtttctgttaattgcTGCCACCTGTTTTTAATGTAGAGCCATGTCTTGCCAAAAGTGAATCTCAAATAAATATCTTATTTCCTCTTAATCGTCTCTTAGGGATCTGATGCCAAAAACCTTGGAGGGCCAGATCACCATGGAGAAAACACCCAGCTACTTTGTGACCAGAGAGGCTCCGGCGAGGATATCGGCCATGTCCAGGGAAACCAAACTGATCGTGGTAGTGAGGGACCCTGTCACCAGAGTTATCTCTGACTACACACAGACTCTGTCTAAGAAGCCTGATATTCCCTCTTTTGAGAGTCTCACCTTCAAAAACAGGACTACGGGGCTCATTGACACCTCATGGAGCGCCATCCAGATCGGTATCTATGCCAAGCACCTGGACAACTGGCTGCAGTACTTCCCCATGGACCAGATCCTCTTTGTGAGTGGCGAGCGTTTGATCAGCGACCCGGCCGAAGAGCTGGGCCGTGTGCAGGACTTCTTAGGCCTCAAGAGGATCATCACAGACAAACACTTTTACTTTAACCAGACCAAGGGATTTCCGTGCCTCAAGAAGGCAGAGGGCAGCAGCAAGCCACATTGTCTGGGAAAAACCAAAGGGagaacccatccaaacattAATCCTGAGGTGGTGCAGAGGCTACGGGACTTCTACAGGCCCTTTAACATGAAGTTCTACCAGATGACGGGAAGATTCTTTGGCTGGGATGACTGaatgtctttttgtgttttataatgTGGAGTGACAGAAATACAATGAGGTCTTAGGCAGACACTTGATGGTATGAGAATTTGACACTTCGGAGTAAGAATCAACCTGTAACTAAATTTTGTCTTTTCTCCTTATAAAAAAGTCGTTTTTCCTAAAGTCAATTTCCTAAAATGTTTCCACAAAGACATTAGGTAaattttttgtcagtcagttaggattaccaaaattatttcaatttgttaaatgacagaataatgagggttttttttgtcttttttttttttttttctcaattcaTAAATTCCCatatatttccttaatatttagTGGATTTGCAGGTTGCCTTACTCTTATCTGTCCACAAATGTTCTAAGGGACTACGATCGGGGCTTTGTGAGGGCCACTCCAAAATATAGACTTTGTTGCTAAACCAGTCTTGTTAGGGTCCCCAATTCTCTTCTTGGTATCTTTACaaaagtgtatgtgtgtgtgtgtgtgtgtgtgtatgtgtgtgtatatatatatatatatatatatatgtatacatacacatataccgTCAGGGCCATTAACTCTTGATCAGTACTAACAAAATGCAGCAGCAACAGATTAGGAAGACAATATGCAGTATTGCATCAACAGAAGTATTTCTGACCTATctccatttgttttaaaaacttgtttaaagatttaagtCACATCGCACCATTTTATTTGCAGACATTTTCTTCCTCAGTTTGAAAGCCCTGTGGAAATGAGGCGGAGATGATGAGTATTATTATGCAGTTCTTCTaaacaaaagtaataaaatCAGCGCTGAAATGATGGCTTCATGTTGTATTTTAAACATGCATTAAAGTGTTTACCGTTTGCTCTGTTTTTAGCAGGAATAATGAGGAAAGATAAAgatatgtatttgtatttttgaaatgtatttattcagaAAGTGTATAAgcagtatgtatgtattttcAATAACTCAGAGACTGATTTCTCCGATTATTAAGCCTCTCCATTGGAGTTTTATTGTAAAAGTTTTTCCAACACCTCACTTTCAGGTTATTCACTTCAGTATGTTTTTGATATACAGAGATGAATGTGTTGTGGGAACACTTTGCTTTGCGCTCGGTTCCAGAGCTGTGATTTTGTTATTTCAAGGGTCGTTTCCCCATCTTCAGTTAATGAAGCCACAGGCAAGAGCGCACTCAGTGTTATTTAAGCAACATTGACGGCAATGGGGGGAAAATGCCTCCAAAAAGGGCCTATCAAAACTGTGACTCGTATTTCTTCAACATGCTGGTGAAGTGAATACACTCTATGCCACCAGTTGTCCTTTGCTTTGAAACTAGGCTCCTGTGGAGGTCTGTTTTAAAACCACTGAACATGAGAACAAACATGAGAACAATGGCTCAGTTGTGTTCCTAATTTCTAACTACTTGCCGTGTGAGACTCCTTCTGAATAGGGATATGCCTGAAAATACACACAATCAGTGTGTTTTTGGGTGTGTGTCAGAAAATCGTCAAGTAAAGGTTAAAAAGGTATGCAACCATCTGACTGTGCTGTTTGGGTTGTCACGTTCTTAAACAGCATTAGGTTATTAAGGCACTCCTTGAATAAAAGATGATATGAAAGCACTGGTCTGTGTCCAGTCTGTTTTCTGTCCACATCAGAAAGCATGGGATTTAATAGGACAGCATACCGGCCACATTAAACACCAAACATTAAAGCTATTGCAGGGCTCCTCACGCTTCTAACCAGCTCAGCTGCCGGCTGAATCATAACAGTGCTTGGCTGCGCCCCTCATATCTCCTCCCATACACCTTGACATATTGTCTCTGCTTATCTTTGTCCAGCCTTCAAGGCAGAGTGTCAGAGGAGGAAAAtaaaggatttattttattattttggttgTGCTGGaagcttttttaaatcttgGAAACATACTTTTCTGAGAACTAGTAACAAGGAATTTGGAGTGGCAGTGGAATAAATGATGTACTTAGGATGGGTTGGTTTTTACAGTGAATATACTGATGATGTTTTCTCCACAAAGAAAATAGCTGTTTTTTTAGAGAAAAACATATAATTCATTATATCATTTAAGCCAAAAAACGTCTGTAATTAGATTTTGATCAGTTTTGCCGATGTGCAATATTTGTCCTCTTACAGGTGgcttatatttttaatattaggCAGAAATAACCTCAGTTaaggcaaaataaatctttgaaataATGAGtcttttaattgaaaaaaattgACTGGTTTTGACACTATTAATTGCACATTTACCATTTGCAATAACTGACAAGACATCAATCTCGAGGTATCTTGGCCCACTCTTCATTACAGAATTTTATTTCAGCCATAGTGGAGGGTTTAAGGAGCATCAAGACTGTTTAAGTTTAGGCCACTAGATTAAATCTGTTAATTCTGCAGTTCATTACAAAGTGTGCAGCAGACGACAAGATTAATCTGATCCACAAAATAACCATAGTGCCTTAAATAGAGCTGATTCATAGTGACTCAACAAGCTTCCAGACAGTTAAAGCTGCTGAAGTGCTGACTAACATATAAATTATACGCTTTGTTGATATGGAGCCTGACAAAAAAGCCGTTTGGTCTTTTGAAATAATGAAAGAGGTTTGATGTTTGTGCCGACTGACAATGTGCTGAAATGATCTCGAGAAACGCACAGACCTGAGGGAGCAGAGGTTGATGTCAGTTTGTTGACTTGTTCATTTTGCTTGTTGGTCCTCCTTTCTGATGGTTattcacagaaataaacataGACAGTTTCCCTCCACGCGTTTAAACCTCTGAAAAGCAGCTTGGCGTAACAGAGACAATGGAACGGCAACATCTGCTGGGAGAGGATGTGCACACCACCCCTGTCACAGTGAATTTGGCTCACTATCACTAGTACAGTCCTGGGAAGCGCTTTGAGCTTGAAAAACACTGACCACATGATCATGGTTTTTTTCTACCTCCTTTTTTTAAGGAGAGACTGCTGCAGAAAGACAGGTTTATTTGAGAGTTTCAGAGTTCTTTTATCCAATGTTCCTTTATCCCTCCCATATCCTTTGTTTACTCTTTCTCTCATTCTACCACTTTCTGAATACACACGGGAACACACCTGTGTGGAGTCACCTGCTAACAATAAGGTGGTCGAATTCtgttggccaatcaagcacagtggtaccacggtcattaaagcaggtattgacACCTTTGACAGTGTGGGCAGGAGCAGCAGTTCTGCGGGAAACCggaatcagcatctccataaagcttgtccctaaaggaaaacatgaagcaCTCTAACTTTTTCTGGTAAATGGCGGCCCTGagtttggacttgataaaaacattttggaccaacacttgttatgatttggggttgtttggtttttggttgcatgttttttctcttatgtttctcacagttaaggttttgaatcatgcttctgtttaatattttcctggtcat encodes:
- the LOC124874675 gene encoding heparan sulfate glucosamine 3-O-sulfotransferase 3A1-like → MAFSRIRKLDATSRGILSRKAVVMLCSLLAPLILLHLLIDRCASPSPVRDSLRSKRLVSERSAGSELAGHRVAGWAADVRAGATVWQLPEESPALPPPPDLVVSPRFAGKVSPLGEGSKKLPQALIIGVKKGGTRALLEFLRVHPDIRAVGAEPHFFDRNYDYGLGWYRDLMPKTLEGQITMEKTPSYFVTREAPARISAMSRETKLIVVVRDPVTRVISDYTQTLSKKPDIPSFESLTFKNRTTGLIDTSWSAIQIGIYAKHLDNWLQYFPMDQILFVSGERLISDPAEELGRVQDFLGLKRIITDKHFYFNQTKGFPCLKKAEGSSKPHCLGKTKGRTHPNINPEVVQRLRDFYRPFNMKFYQMTGRFFGWDD